A region from the Lentisphaera profundi genome encodes:
- a CDS encoding transposase, with amino-acid sequence MVQPGVMYVCDRYYGLDYSYFEELRQRGALFTIRIRNKPKITVIEEYEVSDEDRKEGVISDQLVYLGDTDRKLKPIRLVRTGAFNDKEILLVTSEGPEKLNAALISTIYRQRWQIEVFFKWLKSILGCRKLLAESSNGVAIQMYCALIAAIMLFDLFGKKPTLRQMEMIQFFFLRYASVEELDDAIAKNKQG; translated from the coding sequence ATGGTACAACCAGGTGTGATGTATGTGTGTGATCGCTATTACGGATTGGATTACAGCTACTTCGAAGAACTTCGCCAGCGTGGCGCACTTTTCACTATACGAATTCGAAACAAACCCAAAATCACTGTGATCGAAGAATATGAAGTCTCTGATGAAGATCGCAAGGAAGGCGTCATCTCTGATCAACTTGTCTACCTTGGCGATACCGACCGTAAACTTAAACCAATCAGATTAGTAAGAACTGGTGCATTTAACGACAAAGAAATCCTCTTGGTTACTTCTGAGGGGCCCGAGAAACTCAATGCTGCACTCATCAGTACTATTTATCGTCAACGCTGGCAAATTGAAGTCTTTTTCAAATGGCTCAAGTCCATCTTGGGTTGCCGCAAATTACTAGCTGAATCTTCTAATGGTGTCGCAATACAGATGTATTGCGCACTTATCGCCGCCATCATGTTATTCGACTTGTTTGGCAAAAAACCAACCCTAAGACAAATGGAGATGATACAGTTCTTTTTCCTGCGCTATGCCTCAGTGGAAGAACTTGATGATGCTATTGCGAAAAATAAACAGGGCTAA
- a CDS encoding nitroreductase family protein has product MKSCALAAQNLMLAATEMGYDSTPMGDYSHSQLAEIVRLPDNHIITMCIAIGEKVKSAPPRPGEMDYNDVIYYNRFT; this is encoded by the coding sequence ATGAAATCCTGTGCTCTCGCTGCTCAAAATTTAATGCTCGCAGCTACAGAAATGGGATATGATTCTACACCTATGGGAGACTATTCACATAGCCAACTTGCAGAGATTGTTCGACTCCCCGATAATCATATTATTACTATGTGTATTGCTATAGGGGAAAAAGTAAAATCGGCACCTCCGAGACCGGGTGAAATGGACTATAATGATGTAATTTATTATAATCGTTTTACGTAA
- a CDS encoding serine/threonine-protein kinase has protein sequence METLNIVSELSTVDAKIDSGAQLLGLESRYKIIRLLAKGGMAYVFLAKDLKCQRYVALKMMHPKKGIAELDKQRFIEEVQITSQLDHPSIISIYDLCQGKNGEPFYAMKLVRGETLEEILKQVAANNEKYISQYPLRVLLQIFIKICDAITYAASKYIVHRDLKPDNIMIGQYGEVYVMDWGIAKVCTPWETKQLLRKQSIYDFEDSFVRTLREMSDTQSEATAYGQFLGTPMYMAPEQICADFEIDTRADIYALGVILYRIVYLSNPFSQSAIKNIFKEKLKGDLDFSKKTIFNSGCKRSSEILNSVIRKAMAVNLSERYQKTSDLKVDVDSWLHGYATVAEDASQIRLIKLLLSRHKNISLVLSLFFISLGSFCYQGYLNVNDIVIDKDFLELELNHKSMESKKRLIAKLKLEQELNEYRRHISGIKEQLATYNIDEANIKKVIELSEQLVILDPSSKNYQNLISLYITNKNYEKANDSLVYALASYPQDSELANLINNIK, from the coding sequence ATGGAAACATTAAATATAGTAAGTGAACTAAGCACGGTGGATGCTAAGATAGATTCAGGGGCACAGCTTCTAGGGTTAGAGTCAAGATATAAAATCATTCGACTACTGGCAAAGGGGGGGATGGCTTATGTTTTTCTTGCAAAAGATCTGAAATGTCAAAGATATGTTGCATTGAAAATGATGCATCCTAAAAAAGGTATAGCAGAACTAGATAAGCAACGCTTCATTGAAGAAGTACAGATCACCTCACAATTAGATCACCCATCAATTATCTCGATATATGATCTATGCCAAGGTAAGAATGGAGAGCCCTTTTATGCTATGAAATTGGTAAGAGGAGAAACGCTAGAAGAGATTTTAAAACAAGTAGCGGCCAATAATGAGAAATATATTTCTCAATACCCGCTTCGTGTACTCCTACAAATTTTCATTAAAATCTGTGATGCTATAACCTATGCAGCATCTAAATATATCGTACATCGTGATTTAAAACCTGATAATATAATGATTGGTCAATATGGTGAAGTCTACGTAATGGACTGGGGCATAGCCAAAGTATGCACTCCATGGGAGACCAAACAACTTTTGAGGAAGCAATCTATATATGATTTTGAAGATTCTTTTGTGAGAACTTTAAGAGAAATGTCGGATACACAATCAGAAGCTACCGCATACGGGCAGTTTTTAGGCACTCCAATGTACATGGCACCGGAGCAGATATGCGCTGATTTTGAAATAGATACGAGGGCAGATATATATGCCTTAGGAGTCATACTCTATCGGATAGTATATTTATCTAATCCATTTTCACAGAGCGCCATAAAAAATATATTTAAAGAGAAACTCAAAGGGGATCTTGATTTTAGCAAAAAAACAATATTTAACTCTGGCTGTAAAAGATCTTCAGAAATTCTCAATTCAGTTATTCGAAAAGCTATGGCAGTGAATCTTAGTGAACGTTATCAGAAGACCAGTGATTTAAAGGTTGATGTTGACTCGTGGTTACATGGTTATGCCACTGTAGCAGAAGACGCGAGTCAAATAAGGTTAATTAAGTTATTACTTAGCCGGCATAAGAATATAAGTCTCGTCTTATCTCTATTTTTCATTTCTTTGGGCTCATTTTGTTATCAGGGTTATTTAAATGTTAATGATATAGTAATAGATAAAGATTTTCTAGAGCTAGAGCTCAACCACAAAAGTATGGAAAGTAAAAAAAGGCTTATAGCGAAGTTGAAACTGGAACAAGAGCTTAATGAGTATAGAAGGCATATTAGCGGTATTAAAGAACAACTCGCAACCTATAATATTGATGAAGCTAATATAAAAAAAGTTATCGAGCTTTCAGAGCAATTAGTTATATTAGACCCTTCCTCAAAAAATTATCAAAATTTAATTAGTCTTTATATTACTAACAAAAATTATGAAAAAGCTAACGACAGTCTTGTTTATGCCTTAGCTTCGTATCCACAAGATAGTGAATTGGCAAATTTAATTAATAATATTAAATAA
- a CDS encoding ABC transporter ATP-binding protein produces MIEIKDVSKHFDLGKNHHIKALDKVSLQIHEKEILGLVGESGSGKSTLGKVLAGLHSKTSGTITYNNSTLPDSYSAKDFLRLSKEMQMIFQDPYSSLNPRMTVGEIIGEGLSLRKESKKVIQEKVQKWLLKVGLHPDHASRFPHEFSGGQRQRIGIARALIVEPKFVICDEPISALDVSVQAQVIQLLQDLKNDFGLTLLFIAHDLSMVRHISDRIAVLYLGQIMEIGPADEVFFHAKHPYTQKLNASNPIPDPKRERQNPQIKMDNSEIPSPSEVLSGCPFASRCPHVTQICRDERPQLIKHNNDHQVACHHLNDV; encoded by the coding sequence ATGATCGAAATTAAAGACGTCTCAAAGCATTTTGACTTAGGAAAAAATCATCATATCAAAGCTCTTGATAAGGTGAGTCTGCAAATACATGAAAAGGAAATTTTGGGCTTAGTTGGAGAATCTGGCTCAGGAAAATCCACCCTCGGAAAAGTTTTAGCAGGCTTACACAGCAAAACATCGGGAACCATTACTTATAATAATTCGACTCTTCCTGACAGCTATTCAGCAAAAGATTTCCTGCGACTCTCAAAAGAAATGCAAATGATTTTCCAGGATCCCTATTCTTCTTTAAATCCCCGTATGACTGTAGGTGAAATTATTGGCGAAGGGCTCAGCCTGCGTAAAGAATCTAAAAAAGTCATCCAAGAAAAAGTTCAGAAGTGGCTACTAAAAGTCGGCTTGCACCCTGATCATGCCTCGCGCTTTCCCCATGAATTTTCGGGTGGTCAGCGTCAACGTATCGGCATTGCACGTGCACTCATTGTCGAGCCCAAGTTCGTCATCTGTGACGAGCCCATTTCAGCTCTCGATGTTTCCGTTCAAGCCCAGGTCATTCAACTTCTTCAGGATTTAAAAAATGACTTCGGCCTCACGCTACTGTTTATTGCTCATGACCTCTCCATGGTCCGACACATCTCAGATCGCATTGCCGTGCTCTACTTAGGACAAATCATGGAAATTGGCCCTGCCGATGAAGTTTTCTTTCACGCCAAGCATCCCTACACGCAAAAGCTCAATGCCTCCAACCCCATTCCTGACCCCAAGCGGGAGCGTCAAAACCCTCAAATCAAAATGGATAATAGCGAGATCCCCTCTCCTTCAGAAGTCCTCTCAGGATGCCCCTTTGCGAGTCGCTGCCCACATGTCACCCAAATCTGCCGTGACGAACGCCCCCAACTCATAAAGCATAACAATGACCACCAAGTCGCTTGCCATCACTTAAATGATGTATAA
- a CDS encoding ABC transporter ATP-binding protein yields MSILEINNLQVEFDTYGGTVHAVRGLDISVAKGKTLAVVGESGCGKSVSFQAIMGLLPMPPGRITSGSAKFMGQDLLKLKDREMRKLRGSQIAMIFQDPMSSLNPTKKIGAQIAESLIIHKGMSRKDALKESLHLLELTRIADAKKRLNQYPFEFSGGMLQRVMIAIAVACKPQLLIADEPTTALDVTIQDQILALLKDLQREYEMSLILITHDLGVVARMADEVAVMYAGQILEQGSVDDVFYRSAHPYTLGLKQALPHSQEGKSSKLIPIDGLPPDLFSPPKACSYVSRCPMASQVCKDKAPLIFEAEEKHFSRCWLQHPQAPPQPQLFCGDRT; encoded by the coding sequence ATGAGCATACTAGAAATCAATAACCTCCAGGTGGAATTCGATACCTATGGCGGAACTGTTCATGCCGTCCGAGGCTTGGACATCAGCGTTGCTAAAGGGAAAACCTTAGCCGTCGTCGGAGAATCCGGTTGCGGAAAATCGGTTAGTTTCCAAGCTATCATGGGGCTCTTACCTATGCCTCCTGGTCGTATCACTTCGGGTTCCGCTAAATTCATGGGTCAAGATCTCTTAAAACTTAAAGATCGTGAGATGAGAAAATTGCGCGGTTCGCAAATCGCGATGATCTTCCAAGATCCGATGAGCTCTCTCAATCCCACTAAAAAAATTGGAGCCCAAATCGCAGAGTCACTCATTATCCACAAAGGTATGAGCCGTAAAGACGCACTTAAAGAAAGCCTTCACTTACTCGAACTCACTCGCATTGCCGACGCCAAAAAACGCCTCAATCAATACCCTTTCGAGTTCTCTGGTGGCATGCTTCAACGAGTCATGATTGCCATAGCAGTTGCCTGCAAACCGCAATTACTCATTGCTGATGAGCCGACTACGGCACTAGACGTCACCATACAGGACCAAATCCTCGCCCTCTTAAAAGACTTACAAAGAGAATACGAGATGTCTTTAATCCTGATAACTCACGACCTCGGCGTCGTCGCCAGAATGGCTGATGAAGTTGCCGTCATGTATGCAGGACAAATCCTCGAACAAGGCTCGGTAGATGATGTCTTCTATCGCTCGGCACATCCTTATACCCTTGGACTCAAACAAGCCTTACCCCACTCACAAGAAGGAAAATCATCAAAGTTAATCCCCATTGATGGCCTCCCTCCAGATTTGTTCTCTCCGCCAAAAGCCTGTTCCTATGTGAGCCGTTGCCCCATGGCTTCCCAAGTCTGTAAAGATAAAGCCCCGCTAATCTTTGAAGCTGAAGAAAAGCATTTTAGTCGCTGTTGGCTCCAGCACCCGCAAGCACCCCCTCAGCCTCAACTCTTTTGCGGAGATCGCACATGA
- a CDS encoding ABC transporter permease, producing MKATKNIPKIEELDFTPLPKSAVNEEKMRPSQSYWQDAMRRFCKNKRAMLAALSLMLMLALCILGPFIWRVDPNLQQLNEALQSPSWSFQGRSAQVIADPDNSDRPTFIPHPGELSEAVKELKTVGLASTVQIHISWQALRGAHSFKVFRNEYPPLNRATLGVPLAEVRGLEYRDALKLELIDYYYSVVALDQNGQESDLYSTYQVNVEQAFSLSEAKRHGHDVKVGDHVMLSAHPLGTDSLGRDLLARIMKGGQVSLYIGIIAPFIYIILGILIGGISGYLGGKIDSLIMRFTDFVIALPFLLFMILFKVAAGNASENSINIILFSLILLSWPGSARLIRGQVLQLREEPYIQAARLLGGSPLYIIIRHLLPNTLGVILVSLSFAIPSCIFTEAFLSFIGMGVVLPDTSWGAMCNEGVKLMITYPYLLIVPSIFISITVLAFNVLGDGLRDALDAKMRSKE from the coding sequence ATGAAAGCCACAAAAAACATTCCGAAAATTGAAGAACTGGATTTTACACCTCTCCCAAAAAGTGCCGTTAATGAAGAAAAAATGCGCCCTTCGCAATCCTATTGGCAAGATGCTATGCGTCGTTTCTGTAAAAATAAACGCGCCATGCTTGCGGCTCTAAGTTTAATGCTAATGCTGGCACTCTGTATACTGGGGCCTTTTATTTGGCGAGTTGATCCTAACCTGCAACAGCTTAACGAAGCCCTCCAATCACCTTCGTGGAGCTTTCAAGGTAGATCCGCGCAAGTCATTGCCGATCCCGACAATTCGGATCGTCCCACCTTTATACCGCACCCAGGCGAACTTAGCGAAGCCGTGAAAGAACTCAAAACAGTCGGGCTGGCTAGCACCGTACAAATACATATTTCTTGGCAGGCCTTGCGAGGCGCCCACTCATTTAAAGTTTTTCGCAATGAATACCCTCCTCTCAATCGCGCTACCCTAGGCGTACCCCTTGCCGAAGTCAGAGGACTCGAATACCGCGACGCACTCAAACTTGAGCTCATTGACTATTATTACTCAGTTGTTGCTCTTGATCAAAATGGCCAAGAAAGCGATCTCTACTCCACTTATCAAGTGAACGTTGAGCAAGCCTTTAGCCTTTCGGAAGCCAAAAGACATGGGCACGACGTTAAAGTCGGCGACCACGTTATGCTCAGTGCTCACCCGCTAGGAACTGACAGCCTCGGACGAGATCTCTTGGCTCGGATTATGAAAGGTGGTCAAGTCTCGCTGTATATCGGGATTATTGCGCCCTTTATTTATATCATCCTGGGAATTCTCATCGGAGGTATTTCAGGTTACCTCGGAGGCAAAATTGATAGCCTCATCATGCGCTTTACTGATTTCGTCATTGCCCTGCCCTTCTTACTTTTTATGATTCTTTTCAAAGTCGCAGCAGGCAATGCTTCGGAGAACTCCATCAACATTATTTTATTTTCACTCATCCTCTTATCCTGGCCCGGAAGTGCTCGACTCATTCGAGGCCAAGTGCTCCAACTCCGAGAAGAACCCTATATACAAGCGGCTCGACTCTTAGGCGGTAGCCCGCTCTACATTATCATCCGTCATCTTTTGCCCAATACCTTAGGCGTCATCTTAGTTAGCTTAAGTTTTGCCATCCCTTCCTGTATTTTCACCGAAGCCTTTTTATCATTCATCGGCATGGGAGTCGTACTTCCCGATACTTCATGGGGCGCCATGTGCAACGAAGGTGTGAAACTCATGATTACTTACCCGTATTTACTGATCGTCCCCTCGATTTTCATTAGCATAACCGTACTCGCCTTCAATGTGCTCGGCGATGGCCTACGCGATGCGCTCGATGCAAAAATGAGGTCCAAAGAATGA
- a CDS encoding ABC transporter permease, producing MKKYILKRLWHGVITILFITTTTFFAMHMVPGDPLSSEKAITPETRKALEAEYGIDKPIITQYFIFLKKTFIDTDLGFSYTNRNRKVNDIITDHFPVSAKLGLLAIFFASSGAIMWGAIAAKYRNRLPDYTSMMLVILFISVPSFVFASGAQMLIVKLNAATGWNLPYRGTESFISQIIPAMILGLGTMAFLTRIMRSSLLEVIHSDYIRTARAKGLSPRQIFFNHELRNAVLPVITIIGPAIASITTGSFVIETIFTIPGLGKFFVQAVQQNDYTVIMGTTVFYGSFLVITVLAVDILYGFIDPRIQVEK from the coding sequence GTGAAGAAATACATTCTCAAACGTCTTTGGCATGGAGTGATAACTATACTCTTTATCACCACCACTACTTTCTTTGCCATGCACATGGTCCCTGGCGATCCCCTGAGTAGCGAAAAAGCCATCACTCCCGAAACTCGTAAAGCACTCGAAGCTGAATACGGGATTGATAAACCAATTATCACTCAATATTTTATCTTTCTCAAAAAAACTTTTATCGACACCGACCTCGGTTTTTCCTATACTAATCGCAATCGTAAAGTCAACGATATTATTACGGACCATTTTCCCGTCTCTGCTAAGCTAGGCCTTTTGGCCATTTTCTTCGCCAGTTCAGGCGCCATCATGTGGGGTGCTATTGCCGCAAAATACCGCAACCGACTCCCCGATTACACGAGTATGATGCTCGTTATTCTCTTTATTTCTGTCCCTTCCTTTGTTTTTGCGAGTGGCGCCCAGATGCTCATCGTCAAACTCAATGCGGCCACGGGCTGGAACTTACCCTATCGGGGAACTGAATCTTTTATCTCCCAAATAATACCCGCCATGATCCTAGGCTTAGGCACTATGGCTTTCTTAACTCGAATTATGCGCTCATCTTTACTCGAAGTCATTCATTCAGATTACATCCGTACCGCACGCGCCAAAGGCTTAAGTCCTAGACAAATATTCTTCAATCACGAATTGCGAAATGCTGTCTTGCCAGTTATAACCATCATTGGCCCCGCGATTGCTTCTATTACTACCGGGAGTTTTGTCATTGAAACGATCTTCACCATTCCAGGATTGGGTAAATTTTTTGTTCAGGCCGTTCAACAAAATGATTACACCGTCATCATGGGCACCACCGTTTTCTACGGTAGTTTTTTAGTCATCACGGTACTTGCCGTAGATATCCTTTACGGTTTCATTGATCCTCGAATTCAAGTCGAGAAGTAA
- a CDS encoding peptide ABC transporter substrate-binding protein: protein MSFFPQLLFAAFAICLCSCDQQGQGVDFEKRSISYSLSQEPPTLSSIGPVSSVAFTVQAHVFEGLMRMDENKKLVGGVADSWEIKKDSALFKIRKNAKWSDGSAVTAHDFVYAWQIASSPKNEYNFIMAPIKNASAIAKGELSPDKLGIKALDDYTLSIDFAYPCAYFPTLTTFVTFMPMKQSFHEQFPGREYASDADKILYNGPFTISRWTKETQIELSKNIHYWNKDNIWLNEIKMPIIDQPRTVLNMFLSSDLCMASLDADNIKSALKNHIPIKAHNSGYVTYIEFNQRPGRLTTNKKLRQAIALVTSSSDLVNKVIGIPGNFPAQSLFPSWLPGAEQELYREHNFIPQETNYEKAKALIQQARQELKLEKIKLTYLVTDSPGSIKTAEYIQFQLKHRLDIDLAIDIQTFKLRIEKSNRGDFDLVGGGWGPDYYDPMTFGDLFTSWNNNNRGRFKNEAYDQLVREANESIDPKLRSLNFLKMHQILLEEVPIHPLVERGSVYISDPRLKNVLRVISGGDPNFIYARIDQ, encoded by the coding sequence TTGTCATTTTTTCCTCAGCTACTTTTTGCGGCTTTCGCAATATGTCTTTGCTCATGTGATCAACAAGGTCAGGGCGTGGACTTTGAAAAACGAAGTATCTCCTACTCCCTCTCCCAAGAACCCCCCACACTCAGTAGTATTGGCCCCGTTTCATCTGTAGCTTTCACCGTGCAAGCTCATGTTTTCGAAGGACTGATGCGCATGGATGAGAATAAAAAACTCGTCGGTGGAGTCGCTGATTCTTGGGAAATTAAAAAAGATTCCGCCCTATTTAAAATTAGAAAAAATGCCAAATGGTCGGATGGAAGTGCGGTGACCGCACATGACTTTGTTTACGCATGGCAAATCGCCAGCTCTCCCAAAAATGAATATAATTTTATCATGGCGCCCATAAAAAACGCAAGCGCTATTGCCAAAGGCGAATTATCTCCAGATAAGCTAGGAATCAAAGCACTCGATGATTACACCCTAAGCATTGACTTCGCTTACCCATGTGCCTATTTCCCTACGCTCACCACTTTCGTGACCTTCATGCCTATGAAACAAAGTTTTCACGAGCAATTTCCCGGACGAGAATATGCCTCAGATGCCGACAAAATCCTTTATAATGGCCCCTTCACCATCAGTCGCTGGACCAAAGAAACTCAAATCGAGCTCAGTAAAAACATCCATTACTGGAACAAAGATAATATTTGGTTAAACGAAATTAAGATGCCCATCATTGATCAACCAAGAACAGTTTTAAACATGTTCTTATCAAGTGATCTTTGCATGGCTTCTTTAGATGCCGATAATATAAAAAGTGCTTTGAAAAATCACATCCCTATTAAAGCTCACAATTCGGGATATGTGACTTACATAGAGTTTAATCAACGCCCTGGACGACTCACTACCAACAAAAAACTTCGCCAAGCCATTGCTTTAGTCACTAGCTCAAGTGACCTCGTTAATAAAGTCATTGGTATCCCTGGAAATTTCCCGGCTCAAAGCTTATTCCCCTCTTGGTTACCGGGAGCAGAGCAAGAACTTTACCGCGAACACAATTTCATCCCTCAAGAAACCAACTACGAAAAAGCTAAAGCTTTAATTCAGCAAGCTCGTCAAGAACTCAAACTCGAAAAGATCAAACTCACTTATCTCGTCACCGATTCCCCTGGATCCATCAAAACTGCCGAATATATCCAATTCCAACTCAAACATAGGCTCGATATTGACCTAGCCATTGATATACAGACCTTCAAATTGCGTATCGAAAAATCAAACCGCGGGGATTTTGACCTTGTTGGTGGAGGCTGGGGACCTGACTACTACGACCCTATGACTTTTGGTGACCTCTTTACTAGCTGGAACAACAATAATCGCGGACGATTTAAAAACGAAGCATACGACCAATTAGTTCGTGAGGCCAACGAATCTATCGACCCCAAACTTAGAAGTCTCAACTTTCTCAAAATGCACCAAATCCTCCTCGAAGAAGTCCCCATCCATCCTTTAGTTGAGCGTGGCAGTGTCTACATAAGTGACCCCCGCTTAAAAAATGTTCTACGTGTGATTTCTGGCGGCGATCCCAATTTCATTTATGCGAGAATTGATCAGTGA
- a CDS encoding alpha/beta hydrolase translates to MGKYDKIDLWGDVYPDLPKRVTLTPFALESGEDFAAVLVLPGGSYSFCSEQEGDPVASWLNSMGISAFVLDYSVAPSRYPQPLNDARRAMQYIRAHAKEFNIDPKRVGVIGFSAGGHLAASLSNLWAEKNTDLNDALEAIDARPDLCILSYPVISWGEFAHLGSRENLLGEKPDADLVYKTSLENAVSAKTPASFLWHTAEDEAVPVENSYLYAMALQKAKVAHELHVYPDGAHGVGLGTIDYRRDAHYAQWRQSCEKWLLKMGF, encoded by the coding sequence ATGGGTAAATACGATAAGATAGATTTATGGGGCGATGTATATCCGGACTTGCCAAAGCGAGTGACGCTCACACCTTTTGCTTTAGAGAGTGGCGAAGACTTTGCGGCTGTATTAGTTTTACCTGGTGGCTCCTATAGTTTTTGCTCTGAACAAGAAGGCGACCCTGTCGCTTCATGGTTAAATAGCATGGGGATAAGTGCCTTTGTGTTGGATTATTCAGTGGCGCCAAGTCGTTATCCTCAGCCATTGAATGATGCGCGCCGTGCAATGCAATACATTCGTGCCCATGCCAAAGAGTTTAATATTGACCCAAAAAGAGTGGGCGTTATCGGTTTTTCCGCAGGAGGTCATTTGGCGGCGAGTTTATCTAATTTATGGGCTGAAAAAAATACTGATCTCAATGATGCTTTAGAGGCGATAGATGCTCGGCCGGACTTATGTATCTTGTCTTATCCGGTGATTTCTTGGGGTGAATTTGCACACTTGGGCTCACGTGAAAATCTTTTGGGTGAGAAGCCTGATGCTGATCTCGTTTACAAAACTTCGCTCGAAAATGCGGTGAGCGCAAAAACACCAGCAAGCTTTTTATGGCATACGGCAGAAGATGAGGCGGTGCCAGTGGAGAATTCCTATTTATACGCAATGGCTTTGCAGAAAGCTAAAGTGGCTCATGAGCTACATGTCTACCCCGATGGCGCTCATGGAGTGGGTTTGGGGACCATCGATTATCGCAGAGATGCTCATTATGCCCAGTGGCGTCAATCCTGTGAGAAGTGGCTTTTGAAGATGGGTTTTTAG